The Agrococcus carbonis genome has a window encoding:
- a CDS encoding cytidine deaminase, with amino-acid sequence MTAIDWQELHARAVEAATKAYVPYSRFPVGAAALVDDGRVVTGANIENAAYGVTLCAECSLVSAMVMGGGGRLVAFACVNGAGERLMPCGRCRQLLSEHAAPGMLLDTVSGIRTMDEVLPDAFGPAALDHYEAQRETEHRG; translated from the coding sequence ATGACGGCGATCGACTGGCAGGAGCTGCACGCGCGCGCCGTCGAGGCGGCGACGAAGGCCTACGTGCCCTACTCCCGCTTCCCGGTGGGCGCCGCGGCGCTCGTCGACGACGGCCGCGTCGTCACGGGCGCCAACATCGAGAACGCCGCGTACGGCGTGACGCTGTGCGCCGAGTGCTCGCTCGTCAGCGCGATGGTCATGGGCGGCGGCGGCCGGCTCGTGGCGTTCGCGTGCGTGAACGGCGCGGGCGAGCGACTCATGCCGTGCGGGCGCTGCCGGCAGCTGCTCTCCGAGCACGCGGCGCCGGGGATGCTGCTCGACACCGTCAGCGGCATCCGCACCATGGACGAGGTGCTGCCGGATGCCTTCGGCCCGGCCGCGCTCGACCACTACGAGGCACAGAGGGAGACCGAGCACCGTGGCTGA